The Halichondria panicea chromosome 14, odHalPani1.1, whole genome shotgun sequence genome contains a region encoding:
- the LOC135348075 gene encoding uncharacterized protein LOC135348075 isoform X5: MYVYMCLECIAGPDESWNKVPNEGYIGQVLLLHPENTAPGQLAAGYQVSFGLVLIYMHDTWGVIAQNKTQPFTRNAADSVCRQMGYTEANPNHITTAKNSNTSYPHANLYHNAWLTSNNTRDCIDSSEPCFSCCFTKPTHQCSVNTCLFEDGIVLQCFFDLNKEDLGHYSEGDKELCQISDYRKPNSCAGEVNPSLGDLCLDRDKSLQGVPLLLVYSRGPDLRAKWGTICDDQVDRTTLTTMCQQLGYDNGKYQEVWGYSDVDPWFSEVTCGSQIT, translated from the exons atgtacgtgtatatgtgCCTTGAATGTATTGCGG GACCTGATGAAAGCTGGAACAAGGTGCCAAATGAAGGTTACATTGGACAAGTGTTACTACTACATCCCGAGAATACTGCTCCAG GACAGCTCGCTGCAGGTTATCAAGTTTCCTTTGGACTGGTACTCATATACATGCACGATACGTGGGGTGTTATTGCTCAGAACAAAACACAACCATTCACACGCAATGCTGCTGACTCAGTATGTAGGCAGATGGGGTACACTGAAGCAAACCCTAACCATATCACCACTGCAAAGAATTCGAACACTTCTTATCCTCA cgcaAATCTCTACCACAATGCTTGGCTTACCAGCAACAACACGAGAGATTGTATAGACTCTTCTGAGCCTTGTTTCAGCTGTTGTTTCACCAAGCCTACTCACCAGTGTAGCGTAAATACTTGCTTGTTTGAGGACGGTATTGTTTTGCAATGCT TTTTTGATCTAAACAAGGAGGATTTGGGTCATTATTCGGAAGGAGACAAAGAGTTGTGTCAGATCTCAGATTATAGGAAACCTAACAGTTGTGCAG GAGAAGTGAACCCATCATTAGGGGACTTATGCCTAGACCGGGATAAAAGTTTGCAAGGGGTGCCTCTATTGCTGGTGTACTCCAGAGGCCCTGATCTGCGAGCTAAATGGGGGACCATATGTGATGATCAGGTTGATCGAACAACTCTTACCACCATGTGCCAACAACTTGGATATGATAATGGGAAATATCA GGAAGTCTGGGGGTATAGTGATGTTGATCCCTGGTTCTCCGAGGTGACTTGTGGCAGCCAAATAACCTGA
- the LOC135348075 gene encoding uncharacterized protein LOC135348075 isoform X3, translated as MCQQLGYDVEYSSIKVHWDKNGIDPWFTKVMCDSKKTNILRCNTNPPNPNELGCSKLYLHCGPDESWNKVPNEGYIGQVLLLHPENTAPGYQVSFGLVLIYMHDTWGVIAQNKTQPFTRNAADSVCRQMGYTEANPNHITTAKNSNTSYPHANLYHNAWLTSNNTRDCIDSSEPCFSCCFTKPTHQCSVNTCLFEDGIVLQCFFDLNKEDLGHYSEGDKELCQISDYRKPNSCAGEVNPSLGDLCLDRDKSLQGVPLLLVYSRGPDLRAKWGTICDDQVDRTTLTTMCQQLGYDNGKYQEVWGYSDVDPWFSEVTCGSQIT; from the exons ATGTGCCAACAACTTGGATATGATGTGGAATATTCTAGTATAAA GGTACACTGGGATAAGAATGGTATTGACCCCTGGTTCACCAAGGTGATGTGTGACAGCAAAAAAACAAATATTCTGAGATGCAACACCAACCCACCAAATCCAAATGAACTCGGCTGTTCTAAACTCTACTTACACTGTG GACCTGATGAAAGCTGGAACAAGGTGCCAAATGAAGGTTACATTGGACAAGTGTTACTACTACATCCCGAGAATACTGCTCCAG GTTATCAAGTTTCCTTTGGACTGGTACTCATATACATGCACGATACGTGGGGTGTTATTGCTCAGAACAAAACACAACCATTCACACGCAATGCTGCTGACTCAGTATGTAGGCAGATGGGGTACACTGAAGCAAACCCTAACCATATCACCACTGCAAAGAATTCGAACACTTCTTATCCTCA cgcaAATCTCTACCACAATGCTTGGCTTACCAGCAACAACACGAGAGATTGTATAGACTCTTCTGAGCCTTGTTTCAGCTGTTGTTTCACCAAGCCTACTCACCAGTGTAGCGTAAATACTTGCTTGTTTGAGGACGGTATTGTTTTGCAATGCT TTTTTGATCTAAACAAGGAGGATTTGGGTCATTATTCGGAAGGAGACAAAGAGTTGTGTCAGATCTCAGATTATAGGAAACCTAACAGTTGTGCAG GAGAAGTGAACCCATCATTAGGGGACTTATGCCTAGACCGGGATAAAAGTTTGCAAGGGGTGCCTCTATTGCTGGTGTACTCCAGAGGCCCTGATCTGCGAGCTAAATGGGGGACCATATGTGATGATCAGGTTGATCGAACAACTCTTACCACCATGTGCCAACAACTTGGATATGATAATGGGAAATATCA GGAAGTCTGGGGGTATAGTGATGTTGATCCCTGGTTCTCCGAGGTGACTTGTGGCAGCCAAATAACCTGA
- the LOC135348075 gene encoding uncharacterized protein LOC135348075 isoform X4 has protein sequence MCQQLGYDVEYSSIKVHWDKNGIDPWFTKVMCDSKKTNILRCNTNPPNPNELGCSKLYLHCGPDESWNKVPNEGYIGQVLLLHPENTAPGQLAAGYQVSFGLVLIYMHDTWGVIAQNKTQPFTRNAADSVCRQMGYTEANPNHITTAKNSNTSYPHANLYHNAWLTSNNTRDCIDSSEPCFSCCFTKPTHQCSVNTCLFEDGIVLQCFFDLNKEDLGHYSEGDKELCQISDYRKPNSCAGTLGPPYKWITYSLTGILLLVIIIVIGVVLVCCCCYYCRKRCRPEGNPDERQQLHNHDERQN, from the exons ATGTGCCAACAACTTGGATATGATGTGGAATATTCTAGTATAAA GGTACACTGGGATAAGAATGGTATTGACCCCTGGTTCACCAAGGTGATGTGTGACAGCAAAAAAACAAATATTCTGAGATGCAACACCAACCCACCAAATCCAAATGAACTCGGCTGTTCTAAACTCTACTTACACTGTG GACCTGATGAAAGCTGGAACAAGGTGCCAAATGAAGGTTACATTGGACAAGTGTTACTACTACATCCCGAGAATACTGCTCCAG GACAGCTCGCTGCAGGTTATCAAGTTTCCTTTGGACTGGTACTCATATACATGCACGATACGTGGGGTGTTATTGCTCAGAACAAAACACAACCATTCACACGCAATGCTGCTGACTCAGTATGTAGGCAGATGGGGTACACTGAAGCAAACCCTAACCATATCACCACTGCAAAGAATTCGAACACTTCTTATCCTCA cgcaAATCTCTACCACAATGCTTGGCTTACCAGCAACAACACGAGAGATTGTATAGACTCTTCTGAGCCTTGTTTCAGCTGTTGTTTCACCAAGCCTACTCACCAGTGTAGCGTAAATACTTGCTTGTTTGAGGACGGTATTGTTTTGCAATGCT TTTTTGATCTAAACAAGGAGGATTTGGGTCATTATTCGGAAGGAGACAAAGAGTTGTGTCAGATCTCAGATTATAGGAAACCTAACAGTTGTGCAG GTACCCTAGGCCCTCCTTATAAGTGGATCACATATAGCTTGACTGGTATACTATTACTGGTCATCATAATCGTGATAGGCGTAGTTTTGGTGTGCTGTTGTTGTTATTATTGCCGTAAACGATGTCGTCCTGAGGGAAATCCTGATGAACGGCAACAATTACACAACCATGACGAACGTCAGAACTGA
- the LOC135348075 gene encoding uncharacterized protein LOC135348075 isoform X2 — MCQQLGYDVEYSSIKVHWDKNGIDPWFTKVMCDSKKTNILRCNTNPPNPNELGCSKLYLHCGPDESWNKVPNEGYIGQVLLLHPENTAPGQLAAGYQVSFGLVLIYMHDTWGVIAQNKTQPFTRNAADSVCRQMGYTEANPNHITTAKNSNTSYPHANLYHNAWLTSNNTRDCIDSSEPCFSCCFTKPTHQCSVNTCLFEDGIVLQCFFDLNKEDLGHYSEGDKELCQISDYRKPNSCAGEVNPSLGDLCLDRDKSLQGVPLLLVYSRGPDLRAKWGTICDDQVDRTTLTTMCQQLGYDNGKYQEVWGYSDVDPWFSEVTCGSQIT; from the exons ATGTGCCAACAACTTGGATATGATGTGGAATATTCTAGTATAAA GGTACACTGGGATAAGAATGGTATTGACCCCTGGTTCACCAAGGTGATGTGTGACAGCAAAAAAACAAATATTCTGAGATGCAACACCAACCCACCAAATCCAAATGAACTCGGCTGTTCTAAACTCTACTTACACTGTG GACCTGATGAAAGCTGGAACAAGGTGCCAAATGAAGGTTACATTGGACAAGTGTTACTACTACATCCCGAGAATACTGCTCCAG GACAGCTCGCTGCAGGTTATCAAGTTTCCTTTGGACTGGTACTCATATACATGCACGATACGTGGGGTGTTATTGCTCAGAACAAAACACAACCATTCACACGCAATGCTGCTGACTCAGTATGTAGGCAGATGGGGTACACTGAAGCAAACCCTAACCATATCACCACTGCAAAGAATTCGAACACTTCTTATCCTCA cgcaAATCTCTACCACAATGCTTGGCTTACCAGCAACAACACGAGAGATTGTATAGACTCTTCTGAGCCTTGTTTCAGCTGTTGTTTCACCAAGCCTACTCACCAGTGTAGCGTAAATACTTGCTTGTTTGAGGACGGTATTGTTTTGCAATGCT TTTTTGATCTAAACAAGGAGGATTTGGGTCATTATTCGGAAGGAGACAAAGAGTTGTGTCAGATCTCAGATTATAGGAAACCTAACAGTTGTGCAG GAGAAGTGAACCCATCATTAGGGGACTTATGCCTAGACCGGGATAAAAGTTTGCAAGGGGTGCCTCTATTGCTGGTGTACTCCAGAGGCCCTGATCTGCGAGCTAAATGGGGGACCATATGTGATGATCAGGTTGATCGAACAACTCTTACCACCATGTGCCAACAACTTGGATATGATAATGGGAAATATCA GGAAGTCTGGGGGTATAGTGATGTTGATCCCTGGTTCTCCGAGGTGACTTGTGGCAGCCAAATAACCTGA
- the LOC135348075 gene encoding uncharacterized protein LOC135348075 isoform X6, with translation MYVYMCLECIAGPDESWNKVPNEGYIGQVLLLHPENTAPGYQVSFGLVLIYMHDTWGVIAQNKTQPFTRNAADSVCRQMGYTEANPNHITTAKNSNTSYPHANLYHNAWLTSNNTRDCIDSSEPCFSCCFTKPTHQCSVNTCLFEDGIVLQCFFDLNKEDLGHYSEGDKELCQISDYRKPNSCAGEVNPSLGDLCLDRDKSLQGVPLLLVYSRGPDLRAKWGTICDDQVDRTTLTTMCQQLGYDNGKYQEVWGYSDVDPWFSEVTCGSQIT, from the exons atgtacgtgtatatgtgCCTTGAATGTATTGCGG GACCTGATGAAAGCTGGAACAAGGTGCCAAATGAAGGTTACATTGGACAAGTGTTACTACTACATCCCGAGAATACTGCTCCAG GTTATCAAGTTTCCTTTGGACTGGTACTCATATACATGCACGATACGTGGGGTGTTATTGCTCAGAACAAAACACAACCATTCACACGCAATGCTGCTGACTCAGTATGTAGGCAGATGGGGTACACTGAAGCAAACCCTAACCATATCACCACTGCAAAGAATTCGAACACTTCTTATCCTCA cgcaAATCTCTACCACAATGCTTGGCTTACCAGCAACAACACGAGAGATTGTATAGACTCTTCTGAGCCTTGTTTCAGCTGTTGTTTCACCAAGCCTACTCACCAGTGTAGCGTAAATACTTGCTTGTTTGAGGACGGTATTGTTTTGCAATGCT TTTTTGATCTAAACAAGGAGGATTTGGGTCATTATTCGGAAGGAGACAAAGAGTTGTGTCAGATCTCAGATTATAGGAAACCTAACAGTTGTGCAG GAGAAGTGAACCCATCATTAGGGGACTTATGCCTAGACCGGGATAAAAGTTTGCAAGGGGTGCCTCTATTGCTGGTGTACTCCAGAGGCCCTGATCTGCGAGCTAAATGGGGGACCATATGTGATGATCAGGTTGATCGAACAACTCTTACCACCATGTGCCAACAACTTGGATATGATAATGGGAAATATCA GGAAGTCTGGGGGTATAGTGATGTTGATCCCTGGTTCTCCGAGGTGACTTGTGGCAGCCAAATAACCTGA
- the LOC135348087 gene encoding centlein-like, whose amino-acid sequence MDCSGEYDVQALKLDHHRLCEELAHCKADKEFVWSLWKQLQKESPDMTAAVDMVTTRISVNGEFKDSVGRTWIGECSMDSKTLLNLKLS is encoded by the exons ATGGATTGTTCAGGGGAATATGATGTGCAAGCACTAAAATTAGACCACCACCGCTTGTGTGAAGAGTTGGCTCACTGCAAG GCTGACAAAGAATTCGTGTGGTCGCTATGGAAACAGTTGCAAAAGGAGTCTCCTGATATGACTGCAGCTGTTGATATGGTCACCACAAG GATTAGTGTCAATGGTGAATTTAAGGACAGTGTAGGGAGAACCTGGATTGGAGAGTGTTCTATGGACTCTAAGACTCTACTAAATCTAAAACTGTCATAA
- the LOC135348075 gene encoding uncharacterized protein LOC135348075 isoform X1 yields MALPARHGGLGIANPCETSPGQFTMSMSISAPLVSLILDQSDIYESTMKQEQARLRNNAKKFRRQMEARTASELNEELPNNLKKMVGICSEKGTSSWITALPIAEHGFMLHKGAFRDALCLRYGWWPQNLPSHCVCGLHFTVEHALSCSRGGFPTIRHNEIRNITANLMSEVCPDVGIEPTLQPVTEEQFQLRTTNREDGARLDVVAQSFWSNDRQSAFFDVRVFNPYAPTYRRSTMAQSYRRNEMEKKRAYEQRVREVEHGSFTPLVFSAAGGMGPAADIVYKKLASMLAEKQDKTYSTTLNWMRCRLNFSLIKSEIMCIRGSRKSFTTTTPWKALDTGTIDLATQEGRVLSV; encoded by the coding sequence atggcactCCCAGCCCGCCATGGGGGACTTGGTATAGCAAACCCGTGTGAAACAAGCCCTGGTCAGTTCACGATGAGCATGTCAATCTCAGCACCACTAGTCAGCCTGATACTTGACCAATCCGATATATACGAATCTACAATGAAGCAAGAGCAAGCCAGACTGAGGAACAATGCCAAAAAATTCCGCCGACAGATGGAAGCCAGGACAGCAAGTGAGCTAAATGAAGAACTACCAAACAATTTGAAAAAAATGGTTGGAATATGCTCAGAGAAAGGTACCTCAAGCTGGATAACAGCGCTGCCTATTGCAGAGCATGGTTTCATGCTACACAAGGGAGCCTTCAGAGATGCTCTTTGCCTCAGGTACGGCTGGTGGCCTCAGAACCTACCCTCTCACTGTGTCTGTGGACTTCACTTCACAGTAGAGCATGCACTCAGCTGCTCTAGGGGAGGATTTCCAACAATAAGACATAATGAAATACGCAACATCACAGCAAATCTTATGAGCGAAGTATGTCCAGATGTGGGTATTGAACCAACCTTACAGCCTGTGACGGAAGAGCAGTTCCAACTTAGGACAACCAACCGCGAGGATGGGGCTCGCCTTGATGTTGTGGCCCAGAGCTTCTGGAGCAACGATAGACAGAGTGCATTTTTTGATGTCAGGGTCTTCAACCCGTACGCACCTACCTATCGCCGCTCCACCATGGCCCAGAGCTACAGAAGAAACGAGATGGAGAAGAAGAGAGCTTATGAACAGCGTGTAAGAGAAGTCGAACATGGATCGTTTACGCCTTTGGTTTTCTCTGCTGCTGGAGGTATGGGTCCGGCTGCAGATATTGTCTACAAGAAACTAGCTTCAATGCTGGCAGAGAAACAGGACAAAACATACAGCACAACTCTGAATTGGATGAGGTGTAGGCTAAATTTCTCCCTCATAAAATCAGAGATTATGTGCATCAGAGGCTCTAGGAAGTCATtcaccaccaccacaccaTGGAAGGCCTTAGACACTGGCACTATTGACCTAGCAACTCAAGAAGGCCGGGTGCTATCGGTCTGA